The following are from one region of the Anabrus simplex isolate iqAnaSimp1 chromosome 8, ASM4041472v1, whole genome shotgun sequence genome:
- the LOC136878771 gene encoding SLIT and NTRK-like protein 6 isoform X2, with protein MKQLNLSRNHIQHISRKAFDGLTQLKLLDLSYNHIKYLLNDIFLGIPRLEILILSGNDFSRIKSGPLLEAPSLKVLYLSQCRIDNLKVDTFTNIPNIVGLDLSGNYLAQLETAALSELQNLEKIDLSRNRWHCDNKTKELITWLTDRNIVYTQICEDKNQINKDEEEFSIKPSDAEIEILDGSKFWPDEDKQADMNEKLKFQNNNEPTYIIQKKFRYLFYISHLFDAIPSFWAFAMGFQVGTVIAIFGTLLVVRICRRTTRQPRPPGHHRRSLRRQVRMRSTGSNGNPWTELQTLDCPDTPPPPYKDINVPYNNVLTYT; from the exons ATGAAGCAACTTAACCTCAGCAGAAATCATATCCAGCATATTTCAAGAAAAGCATTTGATGGATTAACACAATTAAAATTACTGGACCTTTCTTACAACCATATTAAATATCTACTGAATGATATATTTCTTGGAATTCCTCGACTGGAAATCCTGATACTTTCAGGCAATGACTTTTCACGAATAAAAAGTGGGCCTTTGTTAGAAgcaccatcattgaag GTGCTGTACTTGAGCCAGTGTCGGATTGATAATTTAAAAGTCGATACTTTCACAAATATTCCCAATATTGTGGGTTTGGATTTATCAGGGAACTACTTGGCACAGTTGGAAACAGCAGCATTATCTGAGCTTCAGAACTTGGAAAAAATTGATCTGTCCAG GAATCGTTGGCACTGCGACAATAAGACTAAAGAATTAATAACATGGTTGACAGACAGAAATATTGTCTATACACAAATCTGTGAGGATAAAAACCAAATAAACAAGGATGAAGAAGAATTCTCTATTAAACCTTCAGATGCTGAGATTGAAATACTAGATGGATCTAAGTTTTGGCCTGATGAGGACAAACAAGCAGAcatgaatgaaaaattaaaatttcagaaTAATAATGAACCAACATATATAATACAGAAGAAGTTCAGATATTTATTCTACATTTCCCATCTTTTTGATGCAATTCCTTcattttgggcttttgccatgggTTTCCAAGTAGGAACAGTAATTGCAATCTTTGGTACATTACTAGTGGTACGCATATGCAGAAGAACCACCCGACAACCAAGACCTCCAGGTCACCACAGACGGAGTCTACGTAGACAAGTCAGGATGAGATCTACAGGAAGTAATGGTAATCCATGGACCGAGTTACAAACTTTGGATTGCCCAGACACTCCACCCCCACCATACAAAGACATAAATGTTCCTTATAACAATGTACTAACATATACTTGA
- the LOC136878771 gene encoding trophoblast glycoprotein isoform X1, with amino-acid sequence MNIISLVVLLYTGGAISTAQMCSSFCTCDMWQGLRRAVCAHRNLFSVVTDVPERAEVLDLSFNSIKFLEDNAFQEQLTSMKQLNLSRNHIQHISRKAFDGLTQLKLLDLSYNHIKYLLNDIFLGIPRLEILILSGNDFSRIKSGPLLEAPSLKVLYLSQCRIDNLKVDTFTNIPNIVGLDLSGNYLAQLETAALSELQNLEKIDLSRNRWHCDNKTKELITWLTDRNIVYTQICEDKNQINKDEEEFSIKPSDAEIEILDGSKFWPDEDKQADMNEKLKFQNNNEPTYIIQKKFRYLFYISHLFDAIPSFWAFAMGFQVGTVIAIFGTLLVVRICRRTTRQPRPPGHHRRSLRRQVRMRSTGSNGNPWTELQTLDCPDTPPPPYKDINVPYNNVLTYT; translated from the exons ATGAACATCATAAGTTTGGTGGTTCTTCTATATACTGGAGGAGCAATCAGCACAGCACAAATGTGTTCCTCATTTTGTACCTGTGATATGTGGCAAGGTTTACGAAGAGCTGTTTGTGCACACAGAAACCTGTTTAGTGTTGTGACCGATGTTCCTGAGAGGGCGGAAGTGCTTGATTTATCCTTCAATTCTATTAAATTCCTTGAAGACAATGCATTTCAA GAACAATTAACATCCATGAAGCAACTTAACCTCAGCAGAAATCATATCCAGCATATTTCAAGAAAAGCATTTGATGGATTAACACAATTAAAATTACTGGACCTTTCTTACAACCATATTAAATATCTACTGAATGATATATTTCTTGGAATTCCTCGACTGGAAATCCTGATACTTTCAGGCAATGACTTTTCACGAATAAAAAGTGGGCCTTTGTTAGAAgcaccatcattgaag GTGCTGTACTTGAGCCAGTGTCGGATTGATAATTTAAAAGTCGATACTTTCACAAATATTCCCAATATTGTGGGTTTGGATTTATCAGGGAACTACTTGGCACAGTTGGAAACAGCAGCATTATCTGAGCTTCAGAACTTGGAAAAAATTGATCTGTCCAG GAATCGTTGGCACTGCGACAATAAGACTAAAGAATTAATAACATGGTTGACAGACAGAAATATTGTCTATACACAAATCTGTGAGGATAAAAACCAAATAAACAAGGATGAAGAAGAATTCTCTATTAAACCTTCAGATGCTGAGATTGAAATACTAGATGGATCTAAGTTTTGGCCTGATGAGGACAAACAAGCAGAcatgaatgaaaaattaaaatttcagaaTAATAATGAACCAACATATATAATACAGAAGAAGTTCAGATATTTATTCTACATTTCCCATCTTTTTGATGCAATTCCTTcattttgggcttttgccatgggTTTCCAAGTAGGAACAGTAATTGCAATCTTTGGTACATTACTAGTGGTACGCATATGCAGAAGAACCACCCGACAACCAAGACCTCCAGGTCACCACAGACGGAGTCTACGTAGACAAGTCAGGATGAGATCTACAGGAAGTAATGGTAATCCATGGACCGAGTTACAAACTTTGGATTGCCCAGACACTCCACCCCCACCATACAAAGACATAAATGTTCCTTATAACAATGTACTAACATATACTTGA